A window from Cryptosporangium phraense encodes these proteins:
- the dnaN gene encoding DNA polymerase III subunit beta → MKFRVERESLADAVAWTAKSLPARPPVPVLAGVLLETDNDRLTVSGFDYEVSSQMGVDVQTDTPGRVLVSGRLLAEITRALPNHPVELDADEARAEIVCGTARFTLPTMPVEDYPTLPEMPTVAGAVDADEFATAVAQVVVASGKDDTLPVLTGVRLELEGDRLTLLATDRYRLAVRELSWRPGAADVSQNALVPARTLSDTARAMSSGTEVTLALSQGATGEGLIGFSGAGRRTTTRLLDGQFPPVRSLFPDSHAIQAKVPTATMIEVVKRVSLVAERNTPVRLAFTSGMLTVEAGGTEDARASESTDAVFDGDDIEIAFNPQFLLDGLNALGTEVAVLSCTTPLKPAVLTGEEADAESKPVNESAYRYLLMPVRVSQ, encoded by the coding sequence ATGAAGTTCCGGGTCGAGCGCGAGTCGCTTGCCGACGCCGTCGCGTGGACGGCCAAGAGCCTGCCCGCGCGGCCGCCGGTGCCGGTCCTCGCCGGTGTCCTGCTGGAGACCGACAACGATCGGCTCACGGTCTCGGGCTTCGACTACGAGGTCTCCAGCCAGATGGGCGTCGACGTGCAGACCGACACGCCCGGCCGGGTGCTGGTGTCCGGCCGTCTGCTGGCCGAGATCACCCGGGCACTACCGAACCACCCGGTCGAGCTCGACGCCGACGAGGCGCGCGCTGAGATCGTCTGCGGCACCGCTCGGTTCACGCTGCCGACGATGCCGGTGGAGGACTACCCGACGCTGCCGGAGATGCCCACCGTCGCCGGTGCCGTCGACGCGGACGAGTTCGCCACCGCGGTCGCCCAGGTCGTCGTCGCCTCGGGCAAGGACGACACGCTCCCGGTTCTCACCGGCGTCCGGCTCGAACTCGAGGGCGATCGGCTGACCCTGCTCGCCACCGACCGCTACCGGCTCGCCGTCCGCGAGCTCTCCTGGCGTCCGGGCGCGGCCGACGTCAGCCAGAACGCGCTCGTGCCCGCCCGCACGCTCTCCGACACCGCACGCGCGATGTCGTCCGGTACCGAGGTCACGCTCGCGCTGAGCCAGGGCGCCACCGGCGAGGGGCTGATCGGCTTCTCCGGGGCCGGCCGCCGCACCACCACCCGGCTGCTCGACGGTCAGTTCCCGCCGGTCCGCTCGTTGTTCCCCGACAGCCACGCGATCCAGGCCAAGGTGCCGACGGCGACGATGATCGAGGTCGTCAAGCGTGTGTCGCTGGTCGCCGAGCGCAACACGCCGGTCCGCCTGGCGTTCACGAGCGGCATGCTCACCGTCGAGGCCGGCGGCACCGAAGACGCCCGCGCGTCCGAGTCCACCGACGCGGTGTTCGACGGCGACGACATCGAGATCGCGTTCAACCCGCAGTTCCTGCTCGACGGCCTCAACGCCCTGGGTACGGAGGTCGCGGTGCTCTCGTGCACCACGCCGCTCAAGCCCGCGGTGCTCACCGGCGAGGAGGCCGACGCCGAGTCCAAGCCGGTGAACGAGAGCGCCTACCGGTACCTGTTGATGCCGGTCCGGGTCTCGCAGTAA
- the dnaA gene encoding chromosomal replication initiator protein DnaA: MVTDESVNLEGIWSAATESLADQDLSPQQRAWLRLTRPLALVEDTALLAAPNQFAKDAFESRLRGVITDAISRQLGRPVNVAVTVRVPVEQQTMELHVLDLPPVDNWQPESYAPGRYDEGPAPEPEFRDYRGAAAAAGGGAERPEFPPPHPYRPYGGESARPAAYGASPDRYSSAAPATPPGEPLDAPAPDRLRGRHAATDREPAEVPEPAPPRPGPTSTPADATTAGPSALAPDEGPATTGPVPTMPAGPEPTSPAAGGAAIPGGPAPVVGSAGVPGFASPQSFAPPPAYPEQQPAYRATGPYGAARPGGFEPYDGSAYPPSFDTRGRHHSPAFGQEAPVEPANRGIRRGETPRPTEPARLNPKYTFDTFVIGSSNRFAHAAAVAVAEAPAKAYNPLFVYGGSGLGKTHLLHAIGHYAQSLGNARAVRYVSTEEFTNDFINSLRDDKTQAFQRRYRDVDILLVDDIQFLESRERTQEEFFHTFNTLHNANKQIVISSDRSPKQLSTLEERLRTRFEWGLLTDIQPPDLETRIAILRKKAAQERLAAPPEVLEFIASKIQSNIRELEGALIRVTAFASLNRQPVDLGLAEVVLKDLIPEGGGPEITAATIMAATAEYFSVSMDDLCGSSRSRVLVNARQVAMYLCRELTDLSLPRIGQAFGGRDHTTVMHADRKIRQMMAERRSLYNQIAELTNRIKQRAQQQ, translated from the coding sequence ATGGTGACCGACGAGAGCGTCAATCTCGAAGGCATCTGGTCTGCGGCCACGGAAAGCCTGGCCGACCAGGACCTCAGTCCCCAGCAGCGGGCGTGGCTCCGGTTGACCCGGCCTCTCGCGCTGGTGGAGGACACCGCACTCCTTGCGGCGCCCAACCAGTTCGCCAAGGACGCGTTCGAGAGTCGACTACGCGGAGTGATCACCGACGCGATCTCGCGTCAGTTGGGCCGGCCCGTCAACGTCGCCGTGACGGTGCGCGTTCCGGTCGAACAACAGACGATGGAGCTCCACGTCCTCGATCTGCCTCCGGTCGACAACTGGCAGCCGGAGTCGTACGCCCCCGGCCGGTACGACGAAGGTCCCGCGCCGGAGCCCGAGTTCCGCGACTACCGCGGTGCCGCCGCCGCGGCCGGCGGCGGGGCCGAGCGTCCGGAGTTCCCGCCGCCGCACCCGTACCGGCCCTACGGCGGCGAGAGCGCACGCCCGGCCGCCTACGGCGCGAGCCCCGACCGGTACTCGTCGGCTGCTCCGGCGACGCCCCCGGGCGAACCGCTCGACGCGCCGGCTCCGGACCGTCTGCGCGGCCGGCACGCGGCCACCGACCGGGAGCCCGCCGAGGTTCCCGAGCCCGCCCCGCCGAGGCCGGGCCCGACGTCGACGCCGGCCGACGCGACGACCGCGGGCCCGTCGGCACTGGCCCCCGACGAAGGTCCGGCCACCACCGGCCCCGTACCGACGATGCCCGCCGGCCCCGAGCCCACCTCCCCGGCCGCCGGCGGCGCCGCGATCCCGGGCGGCCCGGCCCCCGTCGTCGGCTCCGCCGGGGTTCCCGGGTTCGCCTCGCCGCAGAGCTTCGCCCCGCCACCCGCCTACCCCGAGCAGCAGCCGGCCTACCGCGCGACCGGTCCGTACGGCGCGGCCCGCCCCGGCGGCTTCGAGCCCTACGACGGCAGCGCCTACCCGCCGAGCTTCGACACCCGCGGCCGCCACCACTCGCCCGCGTTCGGCCAGGAGGCTCCGGTCGAGCCGGCCAACCGGGGCATCCGGCGCGGTGAGACCCCGCGGCCGACCGAGCCGGCCCGGCTGAACCCGAAGTACACGTTCGACACGTTCGTCATCGGCTCCTCGAACCGGTTCGCGCACGCGGCCGCGGTCGCGGTGGCCGAGGCGCCGGCCAAGGCCTACAACCCGCTGTTCGTCTACGGCGGTTCCGGGCTGGGCAAGACGCACCTGCTGCACGCGATCGGGCACTACGCCCAGTCGCTCGGCAACGCCAGAGCCGTGCGGTACGTCTCGACCGAAGAGTTCACGAACGACTTCATCAACTCGCTGCGCGACGACAAGACCCAGGCCTTCCAGCGCCGCTACCGCGACGTCGACATCCTGCTGGTCGACGACATCCAGTTCTTGGAGAGCCGCGAGCGGACGCAGGAGGAGTTCTTCCACACGTTCAACACGCTCCACAACGCGAACAAGCAGATCGTCATCAGCTCCGACCGCTCGCCCAAGCAGCTGTCGACGCTGGAGGAGCGGCTGCGCACGCGGTTCGAGTGGGGCCTGCTCACCGACATCCAGCCGCCCGACCTCGAGACCCGGATCGCGATCCTCCGGAAGAAGGCCGCCCAGGAGCGCCTGGCCGCGCCGCCGGAGGTGCTGGAGTTCATCGCCAGCAAGATCCAGTCCAACATCCGCGAGCTCGAGGGCGCGCTGATCCGGGTGACGGCGTTCGCCAGCCTCAACCGTCAGCCGGTCGATCTGGGCCTGGCCGAGGTCGTCCTCAAGGACCTGATCCCCGAGGGCGGCGGCCCGGAGATCACCGCAGCCACGATCATGGCCGCCACCGCGGAGTACTTCAGCGTCTCGATGGACGACCTCTGCGGCTCGTCACGCTCCCGGGTGCTGGTCAACGCCCGCCAGGTCGCGATGTACCTCTGTCGCGAGCTGACCGACCTCTCGCTGCCCCGCATCGGCCAGGCGTTCGGCGGCCGCGACCACACGACGGTCATGCACGCCGACCGCAAGATCCGCCAGATGATGGCCGAGCGCCGGTCGCTCTACAACCAGATCGCCGAGCTCACCAACCGCATCAAACAGCGCGCTCAACAGCAGTAG
- the rpmH gene encoding 50S ribosomal protein L34 — translation MSKRTYQPNNRRRAKTHGFRLRMRTRAGRAIIAARRLKGRARLSA, via the coding sequence GTGAGCAAGCGCACCTACCAGCCGAACAACCGCCGCCGCGCGAAGACCCACGGCTTCCGGCTGCGCATGCGCACGCGGGCGGGGCGGGCCATCATCGCCGCTCGGCGCCTCAAGGGGCGCGCGCGCCTCTCCGCCTGA
- the rnpA gene encoding ribonuclease P protein component translates to MLPAHARLRRREDFTRVLRSGNRAGRSTLVVHATLGGASNDAGPTENSVRAGFVVSKAVGNAVIRHRVARQLRHLVRDRLSQLPPGSTVVVRALPAAADQTSETLGRDLDGAFRRILKARR, encoded by the coding sequence GTGCTGCCGGCGCACGCGCGGCTGCGGCGGCGCGAAGACTTCACCCGGGTGCTGCGCTCGGGCAATCGCGCGGGACGCAGCACGCTGGTCGTGCACGCCACCCTCGGTGGAGCATCGAACGACGCCGGCCCGACGGAGAACTCCGTCCGGGCCGGCTTCGTTGTCTCCAAGGCAGTCGGTAATGCCGTGATACGGCACCGGGTCGCGAGGCAGCTCCGCCACCTCGTCCGCGATCGGCTGTCGCAGCTGCCACCCGGCAGCACGGTGGTCGTCCGGGCTCTTCCGGCCGCCGCCGACCAAACCTCGGAGACGCTGGGCCGCGACCTGGACGGCGCATTCCGACGCATTCTGAAGGCTCGACGATGA
- the yidD gene encoding membrane protein insertion efficiency factor YidD codes for MSTASPRPPAGRMSRLLLAVLIAPIEAYRRWISPALPPRCRFHPSCSAYALEALRTHGPVAGILLAGWRVMRCHPFHPGGYDPVPSKGPFRRIRDRRLSGATR; via the coding sequence ATGAGCACTGCTTCCCCTCGCCCTCCGGCCGGCCGCATGTCGCGGCTGCTGCTGGCCGTCCTGATCGCCCCGATCGAGGCCTATCGCCGGTGGATCAGCCCGGCGCTGCCGCCTCGTTGCCGGTTCCACCCCAGCTGCAGCGCCTACGCGCTGGAGGCACTGCGCACCCACGGCCCGGTGGCGGGAATCCTGCTGGCAGGCTGGCGCGTGATGCGCTGCCACCCGTTCCACCCCGGCGGGTACGACCCGGTCCCCTCGAAGGGGCCCTTCCGTCGTATCCGTGACCGCCGTCTGTCTGGAGCTACTCGGTGA
- the yidC gene encoding membrane protein insertase YidC: MNLNWIYTGISWILLRWHDLWGGLLHMPSGPAWVLSIVFLVLTVRVVLFPVFVRQIKSQRAMQAIQPQMKELREKYKNDQQKLQAEMMELYKREKANPLMGCLPIFLQIPVFIGLFHVLRLINPNSDSAFKAMTTEYGWTADQFNSASEARIFGAPIAAAFRSTTEQLEQLDASRLAVTLVAGILIITMVATTYITQRQMIARNGVAADPTQAMVQKLMLYGIPASLLVSGAIFPIGVVVYWVTQNFFSMGQQFWVLSKMPLPKPGDPKVDPEKAAAMAPKPGVKPVNPKKGGRPAAARQPSSGSSVKFDTAQARAERASAAEQAAKAAEAAASETGDAEKPAPVRKPTPARGGGGARRPQDNRNRKRKGGRR; encoded by the coding sequence GTGAACCTGAACTGGATCTACACGGGCATCTCGTGGATCCTGCTGCGCTGGCACGATCTCTGGGGCGGCCTGCTCCACATGCCGTCCGGCCCCGCCTGGGTGCTCTCGATCGTCTTCCTCGTGCTGACCGTCCGGGTCGTGCTGTTCCCGGTCTTCGTCCGGCAGATCAAGTCGCAGCGCGCGATGCAGGCGATCCAGCCGCAGATGAAGGAACTGCGCGAGAAGTACAAGAACGATCAGCAGAAGCTCCAAGCGGAGATGATGGAGCTCTACAAGCGGGAGAAGGCCAACCCGCTGATGGGCTGCCTCCCGATCTTCCTGCAGATCCCGGTCTTCATCGGTCTGTTCCACGTCCTTCGGCTGATCAACCCGAACTCGGATTCGGCCTTCAAGGCCATGACCACCGAGTACGGCTGGACCGCCGACCAGTTCAACAGCGCGTCCGAGGCCCGGATCTTCGGCGCGCCGATCGCCGCGGCCTTCCGGTCTACGACCGAACAGCTCGAGCAGTTGGACGCGAGCCGGCTCGCGGTGACGCTCGTCGCCGGCATCTTGATCATCACGATGGTCGCGACGACCTACATCACCCAGCGCCAGATGATCGCGCGCAACGGGGTGGCGGCCGACCCGACGCAGGCGATGGTCCAGAAGCTGATGCTCTACGGCATCCCGGCTTCGCTGCTGGTCTCCGGTGCGATCTTCCCGATCGGTGTCGTCGTCTACTGGGTGACGCAGAACTTCTTCTCGATGGGTCAGCAGTTCTGGGTGCTCAGCAAGATGCCGCTGCCGAAGCCCGGTGACCCCAAGGTCGACCCGGAGAAGGCGGCCGCGATGGCCCCGAAGCCGGGCGTCAAGCCGGTGAACCCGAAGAAGGGCGGCCGTCCGGCGGCGGCGCGCCAGCCGTCGTCCGGAAGTTCGGTCAAGTTCGACACCGCGCAGGCGCGAGCGGAGCGCGCGTCGGCCGCGGAGCAGGCGGCCAAGGCCGCTGAGGCGGCCGCGTCCGAGACCGGCGACGCCGAGAAGCCCGCACCGGTGCGCAAGCCGACGCCGGCGCGCGGCGGTGGCGGAGCGCGCCGTCCACAGGACAACCGGAACCGGAAACGGAAGGGCGGCCGGCGCTGA
- a CDS encoding protein jag yields MTETQPTTAPAEEETGTDLLVREGDIAGDYIERLLDILDFDGDIDMDVEGDRAIVAVIGDELDALIGPRGAVLDALQELTRLAVVQQTGVRSRLMLDVGGYRAKRRQELVAIAKNAVEQARSLGEPVKLSPMNPFERKVVHDAISAIEDVRSESEGEEPERRVVVHLQSA; encoded by the coding sequence ATGACGGAGACGCAGCCCACCACCGCGCCGGCGGAGGAGGAGACAGGTACGGACCTGCTCGTGCGCGAGGGTGACATCGCCGGCGATTACATCGAGCGGCTGCTGGACATCCTCGACTTCGACGGGGACATCGACATGGACGTCGAGGGCGACCGGGCGATCGTCGCGGTGATCGGCGACGAGCTCGACGCGCTGATCGGTCCGCGCGGCGCCGTGCTCGACGCCCTGCAGGAGCTGACCCGGCTGGCGGTCGTGCAGCAGACCGGCGTCCGTAGCCGGCTGATGCTGGACGTCGGCGGGTACCGCGCGAAGCGTCGGCAGGAGCTGGTCGCGATCGCGAAGAACGCGGTCGAGCAGGCGCGGTCGCTGGGCGAGCCGGTCAAGCTCAGCCCGATGAACCCGTTCGAACGCAAGGTCGTGCACGACGCGATCAGCGCGATCGAGGACGTCCGGAGCGAGTCCGAAGGCGAAGAGCCGGAGCGTCGCGTGGTCGTCCACCTGCAGAGCGCATGA
- the rsmG gene encoding 16S rRNA (guanine(527)-N(7))-methyltransferase RsmG, producing the protein MSDSPPASPAGPPAGLAAVAASVFGSRLPLAVEYASLLSSAGVERGLIGPREAPRLWERHLLNCAVVADLFPAGATVVDVGSGAGLPGIVLGIVRPDLRVTLLEPLARRAAFLSEAVSLLGLSTVTVERGRAEEVVGRVSGSIVTARAVAPLDRLAGWCLPLCAPGGRMLALKGSSAAEEITEHAAAVARVGGVSPRIVECGSGIVDPPTTVVEILRGDSVRGVARSRRADAGGDSSRRRRPGSAAASRRRRGPHGP; encoded by the coding sequence GTGAGCGATTCGCCTCCTGCGAGCCCCGCCGGTCCGCCGGCGGGGCTCGCTGCTGTTGCGGCCTCGGTTTTCGGCTCGCGTCTGCCGCTGGCCGTCGAGTACGCCTCGCTGCTGTCTTCGGCCGGGGTGGAGCGCGGCCTGATCGGCCCGCGCGAGGCTCCGCGCCTCTGGGAGCGCCACCTGCTCAACTGCGCGGTGGTTGCTGACCTGTTCCCGGCGGGCGCCACGGTGGTGGACGTCGGGAGCGGCGCCGGGTTGCCCGGGATCGTGCTGGGGATCGTGCGGCCGGATCTGCGGGTGACGTTGCTGGAGCCGTTGGCTCGTCGGGCCGCGTTCCTGTCCGAGGCCGTGTCTCTGCTCGGTCTTTCGACGGTGACCGTGGAGCGGGGGCGCGCGGAGGAGGTCGTCGGGCGAGTGTCGGGGTCGATCGTGACCGCGCGGGCGGTGGCCCCGCTGGACCGGCTCGCCGGGTGGTGTCTGCCGCTCTGCGCGCCCGGCGGACGCATGCTGGCGCTCAAAGGATCGTCCGCGGCGGAGGAGATCACTGAACACGCCGCAGCGGTAGCGCGGGTCGGGGGCGTCTCCCCTCGTATCGTCGAATGCGGAAGCGGCATCGTCGACCCCCCGACGACCGTGGTCGAGATTCTCCGTGGTGATTCCGTTCGTGGAGTGGCCAGGTCCCGGCGTGCTGACGCCGGTGGTGATTCGTCCCGTCGGCGGCGGCCAGGTTCGGCTGCTGCGAGCCGTCGACGGAGAGGACCGCACGGACCATGA
- a CDS encoding ParA family protein: MNESLRDLIHRVVGRAEDSRAGTVPSVSAGATLADASPLEQGAATAASADTAEPPRPASPESGIEQVQEIDVSDPAQSAPHSLTSGAGESQRRIRAVLDDATAVPRETAPDPYDVSRETDPLSMDARVLPGDVSRETEDDDLPIAIEARRAVQVLNPAGDALPRPPARRVMCVANQKGGVGKTTTTVNLAVALALHGSRVMVIDLDPQGNASTGLNVDHRAGVPSTYDVLVDGIPLAEATVAVDGVPNLYCVPATIDLAGAEIELVSVVARENRLRRAIDAFPADIDYIFIDCPPSLGLLTVNALVAAREVLIPIQCEYYALEGLGQLLRNVELVKAHLNNDVQITTILLTMYDGRTKLADQVAAEVRGHFGDVVLGAVIPRSVRVSEAPGFGQSVITYDPGSRGSTSYLQAAREIAERGSRGGHL; the protein is encoded by the coding sequence TTGAACGAATCTCTGCGCGATCTCATCCACAGAGTTGTCGGTCGGGCAGAGGATTCGCGCGCCGGGACGGTACCGTCGGTAAGTGCCGGTGCGACCCTCGCCGATGCCTCTCCCCTTGAGCAAGGCGCAGCGACTGCAGCGTCGGCGGACACCGCTGAGCCCCCCAGGCCGGCTTCCCCCGAGTCCGGTATTGAACAGGTCCAGGAGATCGACGTGAGCGACCCCGCTCAGTCTGCCCCCCATTCTCTTACCAGCGGGGCGGGTGAGAGTCAGCGCCGAATCCGCGCAGTACTGGATGACGCGACGGCCGTTCCACGTGAAACGGCCCCCGACCCGTATGACGTTTCACGTGAAACAGACCCGCTGTCGATGGACGCGAGAGTCCTCCCGGGCGATGTTTCACGTGAAACAGAAGACGACGACCTACCGATCGCCATCGAGGCGCGCCGAGCCGTCCAGGTGCTCAACCCCGCCGGCGACGCGCTCCCCCGCCCGCCCGCTCGTCGCGTCATGTGCGTCGCCAACCAAAAGGGCGGCGTCGGCAAGACCACCACGACGGTCAACCTCGCCGTCGCCTTGGCCCTCCACGGCAGCCGGGTCATGGTCATCGACCTCGACCCGCAGGGCAACGCGTCCACCGGGCTGAACGTCGACCACCGAGCCGGCGTCCCGAGCACCTACGACGTCCTGGTCGACGGCATCCCGCTCGCCGAGGCAACGGTTGCTGTCGACGGGGTCCCCAACCTCTACTGCGTACCGGCGACGATCGACCTCGCGGGTGCGGAGATCGAGCTGGTCTCGGTCGTCGCTCGGGAGAACCGTCTCCGCCGGGCGATCGACGCCTTTCCGGCGGACATCGACTACATCTTCATCGACTGCCCGCCCTCGCTGGGCCTGCTGACCGTCAACGCGTTGGTCGCGGCCCGCGAGGTACTGATTCCGATCCAGTGCGAGTACTACGCGCTCGAGGGCCTCGGACAGCTGCTGCGGAACGTCGAACTGGTGAAGGCGCACCTGAACAACGACGTGCAGATCACCACGATCCTGCTGACGATGTACGACGGCCGCACCAAGCTCGCCGACCAGGTCGCCGCCGAGGTGCGGGGCCACTTCGGGGACGTCGTCCTGGGTGCGGTCATCCCCCGGAGCGTGCGCGTCTCCGAGGCGCCCGGATTCGGGCAATCGGTGATCACCTACGATCCTGGTTCGCGCGGATCGACGAGTTATCTTCAGGCTGCTCGGGAGATCGCGGAGCGCGGCTCTAGGGGAGGACACCTGTGA
- a CDS encoding ParB/RepB/Spo0J family partition protein, translated as MKNRRGLGRGLGALIPAAPLPGEEEGGAPVAAQRMPFATGATAVAADAAPDDEFPGLAPVPGAQFREVPVDSIAPNPKQPRKGEFDEEAMEELKTSITEVGILQPVVVREKGTGSYELIMGERRWRASKAIGRETIPAIIRDTSDDHLLRDALLENIHRSNLNPLEEAAAYQQLLAEFGVTQEELSKRIGRSRPQISNTIRLLNLPSAVQRRVAAGVLSAGHARALLSLDDSEAQDRLATRIVAEGLSVRATEEIVALGGDPEPAPERDNPTRRPKLRSPGLEELAGRLSDRFDTRVKVDLGKRKGRITIEFATIDDLERIADAMGVASPPEEQ; from the coding sequence GTGAAGAACCGTCGCGGACTGGGGCGCGGCCTCGGTGCGCTGATCCCGGCAGCACCGCTGCCGGGCGAGGAGGAAGGCGGCGCGCCTGTCGCCGCCCAGCGGATGCCGTTCGCCACCGGCGCGACGGCCGTCGCCGCCGACGCGGCGCCCGACGATGAGTTCCCCGGCCTGGCGCCGGTGCCCGGTGCTCAGTTCCGCGAGGTGCCGGTCGACTCGATCGCCCCGAACCCGAAGCAGCCCCGCAAGGGCGAGTTCGACGAAGAGGCGATGGAGGAGCTGAAGACCTCTATCACTGAGGTCGGCATCCTCCAGCCGGTCGTGGTGCGGGAGAAGGGCACCGGCTCCTACGAGCTGATCATGGGCGAGCGCCGGTGGCGGGCGTCCAAGGCGATCGGGCGCGAGACGATCCCGGCCATCATCCGCGACACGAGTGACGACCACCTCCTCCGGGACGCCCTGCTGGAGAACATCCACCGGTCGAACCTCAACCCGCTCGAGGAGGCCGCGGCGTACCAGCAGCTGCTAGCCGAATTCGGGGTGACGCAGGAGGAGCTCAGCAAGCGGATCGGCCGCAGCCGCCCGCAGATCTCCAACACCATCCGCCTGCTGAACCTCCCGTCGGCCGTGCAGCGCCGGGTGGCCGCCGGAGTCCTGAGCGCCGGCCACGCCAGGGCCCTGCTCTCCTTGGACGACAGCGAGGCCCAGGATCGCCTGGCGACGAGGATCGTCGCCGAGGGGCTCTCGGTGCGGGCGACCGAGGAGATCGTCGCGCTGGGCGGAGACCCCGAGCCGGCCCCCGAGCGAGACAACCCGACGCGCCGCCCGAAGCTGCGCTCCCCCGGCCTGGAGGAGCTCGCCGGGCGCCTCTCGGATCGGTTCGACACCCGGGTGAAGGTGGACCTGGGCAAGCGCAAGGGCCGAATCACGATCGAGTTCGCGACGATCGATGACCTGGAGCGAATCGCGGACGCTATGGGGGTCGCGAGCCCGCCCGAGGAGCAGTAG
- a CDS encoding GNAT family N-acetyltransferase has translation MNPPLTDALLDHLVDMWVRVTNEGGSVGFVPPVTADDIRPTAARSFEKVRQGTDALVCLTLPAESDKNAQKSDPVGSFQDAQNELANVSGTKSDNRASTALSGPLPGGRVVAWLLLAESESLLRRHWRTVYRVQVDPKHQGAGLGTALMAAAAAYAKDALGLEALTLMTRSGTGAERFYKRCGYREVGRIPGAIRVAPNDSRDEVHFWLDL, from the coding sequence GTGAACCCGCCGTTGACTGACGCCCTTCTGGACCACCTCGTCGACATGTGGGTGCGCGTCACCAACGAAGGTGGGTCGGTCGGGTTCGTGCCGCCGGTTACGGCCGACGATATTCGTCCGACGGCGGCTCGGTCTTTCGAGAAGGTGCGTCAGGGGACCGATGCTCTGGTTTGTTTGACTCTTCCGGCGGAATCCGACAAAAACGCTCAAAAAAGTGACCCCGTAGGATCCTTCCAGGACGCTCAGAACGAGCTCGCCAATGTCTCCGGTACCAAATCGGACAATCGCGCCTCTACGGCCCTCTCAGGGCCGCTTCCGGGCGGGCGGGTCGTGGCGTGGTTGTTGCTCGCTGAGAGCGAGAGTCTTCTGCGGCGGCATTGGCGGACTGTCTACCGGGTGCAGGTCGATCCGAAGCATCAGGGTGCCGGATTGGGTACCGCTCTGATGGCGGCGGCCGCTGCCTATGCCAAGGACGCCCTGGGGTTGGAGGCGCTCACCTTGATGACTCGCAGCGGCACCGGGGCCGAACGGTTCTACAAGCGTTGCGGCTATCGGGAGGTCGGTCGTATCCCTGGTGCCATTCGCGTGGCTCCGAACGACAGTCGCGACGAAGTCCACTTCTGGCTCGACCTCTGA
- a CDS encoding D-alanine--D-alanine ligase family protein has protein sequence MSRHVLVLAGGLSYEREVSLRSGRRVADALRRSGVDATIRDVDAGLLTALETDRPDAVFIALHGASGEDGSLRGVLDLLGIPYVGAGADASRVAWDKAAAKATLRAVGLPTPDWIALPHETFRELGAQTLLDRIVERLGMPLMVKPASGGSGLGAQAVRTVEELPSAMVGCFGYCDTALIERFASGADIAVSVIDSAMGPQPLPAVEIVPADGVYDYTARYTAGTTTWHAPARLDPETAERVAETAVAAHDALELQDLSRVDLLVDESGGIQVLEVNVSPGLTETSLLPIAVQAAGLDFGAVLAELVEQAIKRS, from the coding sequence ATGAGCAGGCACGTCCTCGTCCTGGCCGGTGGCCTCTCCTACGAGCGTGAGGTGTCGCTGCGATCCGGACGCCGGGTCGCGGACGCGCTGCGTCGCAGCGGCGTAGACGCCACCATCCGTGACGTCGACGCGGGCCTGCTGACCGCGCTCGAGACCGACCGGCCGGACGCGGTGTTCATCGCGCTGCACGGAGCCAGCGGCGAGGATGGGTCTCTCCGGGGAGTGCTGGACCTGCTCGGCATCCCGTACGTGGGCGCCGGTGCGGATGCGTCGCGGGTCGCCTGGGACAAGGCGGCCGCGAAGGCGACGCTGCGGGCGGTCGGCCTGCCGACTCCCGACTGGATCGCGCTGCCGCACGAGACGTTCCGCGAGCTCGGTGCCCAGACGCTGCTGGACCGGATCGTCGAGCGGCTGGGTATGCCGCTGATGGTGAAGCCGGCCTCGGGCGGTTCGGGCCTGGGCGCACAAGCCGTGCGCACGGTGGAGGAACTGCCGAGCGCGATGGTCGGGTGCTTCGGGTACTGCGACACCGCGCTGATCGAGCGGTTCGCCAGCGGGGCGGACATCGCGGTGAGCGTCATCGATTCGGCGATGGGGCCACAGCCGTTGCCCGCGGTGGAGATCGTCCCCGCGGACGGGGTCTACGACTACACGGCGAGGTACACGGCGGGGACGACGACCTGGCATGCGCCGGCTCGGCTCGACCCGGAGACCGCGGAGCGGGTCGCGGAGACGGCGGTCGCGGCACACGATGCGTTGGAGCTGCAGGATCTGTCGCGAGTGGACCTGCTGGTGGATGAGTCGGGTGGCATCCAGGTGCTCGAGGTGAACGTGTCGCCGGGGTTGACCGAGACGAGCCTTCTGCCGATTGCGGTGCAGGCGGCGGGGTTGGACTTCGGGGCCGTGTTGGCTGAGTTGGTGGAGCAGGCGATCAAGCGGTCGTAG